The Gammaproteobacteria bacterium DNA window CTACCGCACAATGATGGTGCTGTTGATCCAGCTTGCCAGCCTCGGGTTCCCGATCGTCGGACTCGCCGCACGGGCCGTGCTCATGGGGCTGCTGGAGTGGTCCCGCAAGAGCGAGCTCTCCTCGGACCGCGCCGGACTGGTCTCCATCCAGGACGCGGATGTAGCCATGACCGCCATGATGAAGATGGCGGGCGGCGGCACCTCTTCGGACCTCGATCTCGGCGAGTTCGTGCGTCAGGCCGAGGACTACCGCGAGGGCGGAGATGTGGCCGACCACGTCTTCAAGGTGCTCAACCTGCTCGGCGTCACCCATCCGTTCTGGGTCCTGCGGCTTTCCGAGATACGGAGCTGGATCGAGAGCGGCGAGTACGACCGTATCGTGGCGGGAGAGTACCCTCGCCGCGACGACCCCGACCCGTCCTACCGCGACGACATTTCCTCGGCGGCCGACGCCTACGCGGAGGAGGCCCGCAGCTTCATCGGATCCATGCGCGGAGCGGCCCGCAGGATGGGCGACTCGATACGGGACAACATCCGCAGATAGCCCCGGGATCACTGGCATGCGCATTCTGATCGTCGGCAACGGCGGGCGGGAGCACGCCCTGCTCTGGAAGCTCCGTCGGGACGCGCCCGCCGCCGGTTTCTTCGCGACGCGCCCCAACGCCGGGATGGCGGGGATGGCGCGGGCGGTCGACATCTCCCCGACGGACGTGCGGGCGCTGACTTCCTGGGCGGAGTCGCACCGGATGGACCTGGTGGTGATCGGCCCGGAAGTCCCGCTCGCGCTCGGCCTCGCGGACCGCCTGGAGGCCGCGGGCGTGCCCGCCTTCGGGCCCTGGCGGGCGGCGGCGCGCATCGAATCGAGCAAGGCCTTCGCGAAGGACCTCATGAGCGCCGCGGGCGTGCCCACGGCCGACTACCGCGTCTTCACCGACGCGGCGCGGGCCGAAGCGCATGTGGCGGAGGCAGGCGGGCCGTGCGTGGTGAAGGCCTCCGGCCTGGCGGCGGGAAAGGGCGCGATCGTGTGCGACGATCCGGACGAGGCCTGCGTCGCCATCCGGCAGATGCTGGTGGAGGGAAGCATGGGCGATGCCGGACGCGAGGTCGTGATCGAGGAGCGCATGACCGGCGAGGAACTCAGCGTCTTCGCCCTCGCCGACGGGGAGCGGGCGATCCCGCTGGTGGCTTCGCAGGATCACAAGCGGGTCGGAGAGGGCGACACCGGACCCAACACCGGCGGCATGGGGGCGTACGCGCCGGTCTCGCTGGCCACCGACAACCTGATCGCGCGGGTCGGCGACGAAGTCCTCGATCCCGTGCTGCAGGCCCTCGCCGAGGCGGGCTGTCCGTTCCGCGGGCTCCTCTACGCCGGCCTGATGCTTACCGACGAGGGTCCCAGAGTGGTCGAGTTCAACTGCCGCTTCGGGGACCCCGAAACCCAGGTCGTACTTCCTCTGCTGGAGGGGTCGCTGCTGGACCCGATGATGGCGATTGCCGACGGGAGCGGTCTCCCGGGACACCGTGCCGGCACCGCCGGGGGAGCCGCGGTCACGACGGTGCTGGCGGCCGAAGGATATCCCGGGTCCTACCGGACGGGCGCGGCCATGGAGATCCCGGAGTCTCTCGCGGACGACCCCGACGTGCTTCTCTTCCACGCGGGCACCCGGCGCCACGAAGGTGCGGTGCTGACCGCGGGAGGCCGCGTGCTCGCCGCGACCGGGCTCGGCCGCACGCTGGCGGAGGCCGCCGAGCGTTCTCGGCGCGCCGCGCGCGAGATCCGTTTTGAAGGCAGGTACTTCCGGTCCGACATCGGATGGCGCGAGATGGCGCGAAGCTGACTTCTCCTCCGATCCCGGAGCCGGACGACACCCGGCGGTCCAACTCCAACAATCCAGGTCAACAAGGGAAACCATGATCATTACAACCACGCCAACGCTGGAAGGACGCCCGGTGCGCGACTACCTCGGCATCGTCACCGGCGAGGCGATCATCGGCGCCAACATCTTCAAGGATCTGTTCGCGGCCGTCCGCGATGTCGTGGGCGGGCGCTCCAACGCATACGAGCGCGCGCTGAGCGATGCCCGCGCGCATGCCCTCCGCGAGATGGCCGAGCGCGCCGCCGACCGGGGCGCCAACGCAGTCGTGTCCGTCGATCTTGACTACGAGGTGATCAACAACATGCTCATGGTGACCGCCGCGGGCACCGCCGTGGAAACCTGAGCGTCACCGCCCCGTCCCCCACCTCCAGCCGCCGGAGTCAGCCTGCCGGAGCTTCCTGAAGCGGAGACGATCGCGCGCGGCCTCACGCCGCATCTCACCGGCCGGATGATCTCCGGCGTGCGGGTGCGCCGCCCCGATCTGCTGTCGGAGCCGGCTGGCGCCTTCGCCCGCGGGATGGCCGGCGCCGAGATCGACCAGGTGGGCAGACGGGGCAAGAACGTGGTCTGGTTCTGCTTCCCGGACACGGTTCTGGTCATCAACCTGGGGATGACCGGCCGCCTTCTGTTTCATCCGCGCGGCGACCCCACCCCGCTCCCCATCCACACCGGCGTCACCTTCGATCTGGCCGGCGGCGACGCGGCCGTCTACAGCGACGTGCGCCGATTCGGGCGGTTGCGGCGCTTTTCCGGCCGCTCCTGGCGGCGCTGGTCGCGCACGCTGGGGGTTGAACCGCTGGGCCGTTCCTTCACGGCCCGGCGCCTGGCGGCCGAACTCGCCCGCTCCCGCTCACCGATCCGATCGTGGCTGCTCGATCAGCGGCGCGTGGCCGGAATCGGGAACATCTATGCCAACGAGGCGCTGTTTCTCGCCGGCATCCATCCGGCCCTGCCGGCGCGGGCGATTCCGGCGGCGAAGGTCGCGCCGCTGCACCGAGCCATACGAAGAGTACTGCGGGCCGCCATCGCCGCCTGCGGCACGACCCTGCGGGACTACCGCGACCCTGCCGGGCTGGAAGGATCGTTCGGTCCCCGTCTGGTGATATACGGTCGAGAAGGTCAGCCCTGCGTGAAGTGTCCAAGGGTTGTCCTGAGGACGGTGATCGGCAACCGATCGGCGTTCCACTGCCCCCACTGCCAGCCGCCACCTCAATGACCAGCACCGAGCGAGCTGCCGGGATTCTCGCGACCGCGGTCCTCGTATCGCTCGGTGCGCCTCCCGAGCTAGCCTCGGGCCAGGACGGCATCGTGGTTCCCGACCTGCCCGTGCACGAGTTGACGCTCGACAACGGGCTGCGGCTCATCGTCCTCCCAAGGCCATCGGCGCCGACCGTGGCGTTCGTCGTCGAGTACGCGGTCGGGGGCGTCAACGAGACCCTCGGGTCGACCGGCACGGCCCACCTGCTCGAGCACATGCTCTTCAAGGGCACAACCACGGTGGGCACCCGCGACGTGGAAGCCGAACTCGATCTCTTCGCGCGCATGGACGCCGCCCACGACTCCCTGCTGTTCGAGTCGTCCGCCACCGCCCCCGACACCGCCCGCCTCAGGACGCTCCGGGAGCGCGTCGCCACCTACGAGGGTCAGGCGCAGGCCCCGGTGGTCTCCAACGAGTTCAGCCGCATCCTCACGAGAAACGGAGCCCGCAACCTCAACGCGACCACCTCCTCCGAGGCTACCACCTATTTCGTGGAACTCCCGGCCAACCGGGCCAAGATGTGGTTCCTGCTCGAGAGCGACCGGGCGCACAACCCTGTCTTCCGGGAATTCTACACCGAGCGCGACGTGGTCATGGAGGAGCGCCGCACCCGCGTGGATACCAACCCGGGGGGCCTGCTCTACGAGGTCCACCTGGGGACGGCGTTCCTGATGCATCCGTACGGGGTCCCGGTGGTCGGGTACATGTCGGACCTGGAGCGGCTGTCGCGCCACGACGTGGAGGAATACCACCGCCGCTACTACGGCGCCCGCAATGCCGTGGTCGCCATCGTGGGCGACGTGGCGCCGGATTCGATCACGGCCTGGGCGCGCGACTACCTCGGCGACATCCGTCCCGGCGATCCCCCTCCTCCCGTGCTCGCCGTCGAGCCTCCGCAGCGGGGCGAGCGCCGGGTGGAACTGGTGATG harbors:
- the purD gene encoding phosphoribosylamine--glycine ligase, yielding MRILIVGNGGREHALLWKLRRDAPAAGFFATRPNAGMAGMARAVDISPTDVRALTSWAESHRMDLVVIGPEVPLALGLADRLEAAGVPAFGPWRAAARIESSKAFAKDLMSAAGVPTADYRVFTDAARAEAHVAEAGGPCVVKASGLAAGKGAIVCDDPDEACVAIRQMLVEGSMGDAGREVVIEERMTGEELSVFALADGERAIPLVASQDHKRVGEGDTGPNTGGMGAYAPVSLATDNLIARVGDEVLDPVLQALAEAGCPFRGLLYAGLMLTDEGPRVVEFNCRFGDPETQVVLPLLEGSLLDPMMAIADGSGLPGHRAGTAGGAAVTTVLAAEGYPGSYRTGAAMEIPESLADDPDVLLFHAGTRRHEGAVLTAGGRVLAATGLGRTLAEAAERSRRAAREIRFEGRYFRSDIGWREMARS
- the mutM gene encoding bifunctional DNA-formamidopyrimidine glycosylase/DNA-(apurinic or apyrimidinic site) lyase, which encodes MPELPEAETIARGLTPHLTGRMISGVRVRRPDLLSEPAGAFARGMAGAEIDQVGRRGKNVVWFCFPDTVLVINLGMTGRLLFHPRGDPTPLPIHTGVTFDLAGGDAAVYSDVRRFGRLRRFSGRSWRRWSRTLGVEPLGRSFTARRLAAELARSRSPIRSWLLDQRRVAGIGNIYANEALFLAGIHPALPARAIPAAKVAPLHRAIRRVLRAAIAACGTTLRDYRDPAGLEGSFGPRLVIYGREGQPCVKCPRVVLRTVIGNRSAFHCPHCQPPPQ
- a CDS encoding M48 family metallopeptidase gives rise to the protein MDGSDADRAGGAAENANGNGGAPHANARRILTSISSRSWEHPADRAALAALRKLPVFDEVLKTLFGFFGEKPIRLAFQANALRVSERQYGHIYERYRDIVETLDTEEYPLYVSQTPIANAGAYGMDQPFIILNSGTVLILNDDELSFILGHEVGHIMSGHVLYRTMMVLLIQLASLGFPIVGLAARAVLMGLLEWSRKSELSSDRAGLVSIQDADVAMTAMMKMAGGGTSSDLDLGEFVRQAEDYREGGDVADHVFKVLNLLGVTHPFWVLRLSEIRSWIESGEYDRIVAGEYPRRDDPDPSYRDDISSAADAYAEEARSFIGSMRGAARRMGDSIRDNIRR
- a CDS encoding heavy metal-binding domain-containing protein, coding for MIITTTPTLEGRPVRDYLGIVTGEAIIGANIFKDLFAAVRDVVGGRSNAYERALSDARAHALREMAERAADRGANAVVSVDLDYEVINNMLMVTAAGTAVET
- a CDS encoding pitrilysin family protein yields the protein MTSTERAAGILATAVLVSLGAPPELASGQDGIVVPDLPVHELTLDNGLRLIVLPRPSAPTVAFVVEYAVGGVNETLGSTGTAHLLEHMLFKGTTTVGTRDVEAELDLFARMDAAHDSLLFESSATAPDTARLRTLRERVATYEGQAQAPVVSNEFSRILTRNGARNLNATTSSEATTYFVELPANRAKMWFLLESDRAHNPVFREFYTERDVVMEERRTRVDTNPGGLLYEVHLGTAFLMHPYGVPVVGYMSDLERLSRHDVEEYHRRYYGARNAVVAIVGDVAPDSITAWARDYLGDIRPGDPPPPVLAVEPPQRGERRVELVMDAEPQLRVGWHTVSGHHPDSPALTMLASVLSGRRTARLYRRLITQDRLAVSVTASTIPGSRFPGQFVVHVTPRAPSTPAQIEAALYEELERLALEPPEQRELQRVRNQLVASGVRRLQSNLGLALQLASSVIRYGDWRTTFERTALLYDVQPADVQRVVRTYFTRDNRTVATLVKSTGETDP